In Leishmania mexicana MHOM/GT/2001/U1103 complete genome, chromosome 24, a genomic segment contains:
- a CDS encoding putative ATP-dependent RNA helicase, whose amino-acid sequence MSEAEVQTEWSELPLDTRVLEALKDLAWKKPTAVQSACVPLALKGKDISIQSRTGSGKTGAFVIPAVQRIITEREQRGNPRALPSPRVLIVVPSVELCEQTAEAAHVIAKYVQPRLVIDNLTSGGAVTARRIQSAHIVITTAALLAKGCSQGTVTADTLQHVRFFVLDEADVVASMAERSLRTVQSLLPPNMQVILASATLTKGVAAVKGQLLRHPVNVVLTSEDVEELVRSDGKDNAASQQGPVVESRVRVRDPLKKTLHQYYLVATDECHSHTLLFGLYRMALITGKTLIFVNDDEQTYRLQNFLEQLGVATLAYDANLPINVRLDTLRRFQTGMASTLVCTDGTLENAMQLQASLEESQPGEKGSDGQSGSPSSRRRPRSASVCGRANTEAPSALHRGIDFAHVRNVVLFDGVEATDPIALSRYTHRIGRAGRAGEEGVSIAIFTVPQARKYLRPLQEYCTERGDVIRPFRQMQRAEVAKLQYRVDSVLGNITRTSTRKMRVASVAAELSRSSYLANHLSQKDTDALQRVMRRSSKRIRVERNILEVPEYMHLSTAEDVGAYQRRVQAKQTQSNRLRKATQKASADPLKAVVSKLRSSKRKA is encoded by the coding sequence ATGTCCGAAGCCGAAGTACAGACGGAGTGGTCTGAGCTGCCGCTTGACACGCGGGTGCTCGAGGCCCTGAAAGACCTAGCGTGGAAGAAGCCGACTGCCGTCCAAAGTGCATGCGTGCCACTCGCCCTCAAAGGCAAAGACATCTCCATCCAATCCCGCACGGGCTCTGGCAAGACCGGCGCCTTTGTCATCCCAGCCGTGCAGCGCATCATCACGGAACGGGAGCAACGCGGCAATCCTCGAGCCCTGCCCAGCCCGCGTGTCCTCATTGTCGTTCCGTCGGTCGAGTTGTGCGAGCAgacggccgaggcggcgcatgTAATAGCCAAGTATGTGCAGCCCCGGCTGGTCATCGACAACCTCACGTCTGGAGGCGCCGTGACGGCAAGACGCATTCAGTCTGCCCACATAGTCATTACCACCGCGGCCCTACTGGCGAAGGGGTGCAGCCAGGGCACCGTAACGGCCGACACCCTCCAGCACGTCCGCTTTTTCGTCCTCGACGAGGCCGACGTGGTGGCCTCGATGGCGGAGCGATCCCTGCGCACGGTGCAGTCGTTGTTGCCACCGAACATGCAGGTCATTCTAGCTTCCGCCACCCTAACCAAGGGTGTCGCGGCCGTCAAAGGCCAACTGCTGCGGCACCCGGTCAATGTGGTGCTCACGTCGGAGGACGTGGAGGAGTTGGTGCGTAGCGATGGCAAGGACAACGCAGCCTCGCAGCAGGGCCCGGTTGTCGAGTCCCGTGTCAGGGTGAGGGACCCACTGAAGAAGACACTGCACCAGTACTACTTGGTGGCCACGGACGAGTGCCACAGCCACACGCTTCTCTTTGGTCTCTACCGCATGGCCCTCATCACCGGCAAGACACTCATCTTCGTGAACGACGACGAGCAAACGTATCGTCTGCAGAATTTCCTGGAGCAACTCGGGGTGGCAACGCTCGCGTACGATGCGAACCTCCCCATCAACGTGCGACTCGACACTCTGCGCCGTTTCCAAACTGGTATGGCGTCCACACTCGTGTGCACCGATGGCACACTGGAGAACGCAATGCAGCTGCAGGCTTCGCTGGAGGAGTCGCAGCCGGGTGAGAAGGGCTCGGACGGTCAGTCTGGGTCGCCGTCATCGCGGCGTCGGCCGCGATCGGCTTCCGTGTGTGGTCGTGCGAACACCGAGGCGCCATCGGCACTGCACCGCGGCATCGACtttgcgcacgtgcgcaacGTCGTTCTGTTCGACGGGGTGGAGGCGACTGACCCGATCGCGTTGTCTCGTTATACCCACCGCATCGGCCGCGCCGGTCGtgccggcgaggagggcgtgtCCATCGCGATCTTCACTGTGCCGCAGGCCCGCAAGTATCTGCGTCCGCTGCAGGAGTACTGCACAGAGCGCGGCGACGTCATTCGGCCGTTTCGGCAGATGCAGCGGGCGGAGGTGGCAAAGTTGCAGTACCGCGTGGACAGTGTGCTGGGCAACATCACGCGTACGTCGACGCGCAAGATGCGGGtggcctccgtcgccgcggaGCTGAGTCGTAGCTCGTACCTGGCGAACCACCTCTCGCAGAAGGACACGGACGCCCTGCAGCGAGTTATGCGGCGGTCCTCAAAGAGGATCAGGGTGGAGCGCAACATCCTCGAGGTGCCGGAGTACATGCATCTGTCGACGGCAGAAGACGTAGGCGCGTACCAGAGGCGTGTGCAAGCCAAGCAGACGCAGTCAAACCGTCTGCGCAAGGCAACGCAGAAGGCTTCAGCAGACCCACTGAAGGCGGTGGTGTCTAAGCTGCGCTCCTCCAAGCGCAAGGCATAA